The following proteins are encoded in a genomic region of Sneathiella marina:
- a CDS encoding hydroxymethylglutaryl-CoA synthase family protein, producing MEVGILAYGGYIPQSRLQRSEIAKAHSWFNPGLNGLAKGERAMANWDEDSVTMAVEAARDCLGDMDRDAISAVYMASTSFPFNDRQNAGIVADALNLKSGLQTMDFSSSQRAGSAGLSLALHVAKGSSEPVLYTTAEKRETRAASPLEFTSGDGAAAFLVGQGKVIAKLLASHTEAVDFVDHFRGEGEAYDYSWEERWVRDEGYLKIVPAAIASVLEQSDVDPSSITTFCFPVAAKRIAATLAKQMGFPETSVADNLQANCGETGTAHSMVMLAQALQNSKPGDKILVASFGQGSDALLFEVTDEIANLAPRMGITGYLARRYAESNYNKFLAFHDLINLERGIRAETDKKTGLTTLYRNKNMAQRMLGGKCTQCGTAQFPKSNMCVNENCGAVHTQEDYPFADRIARVNSFTADRLTYSPDPPAYYGMVQFEEGGRLMSDFTDISPESDVEVGMAMRMVFRVKDYDNKRGFRRYFWKATPVAAAQKGE from the coding sequence ATGGAAGTAGGAATATTGGCCTATGGTGGATACATTCCCCAAAGCCGATTACAGCGTAGCGAAATTGCGAAAGCACATAGCTGGTTTAATCCCGGATTAAATGGCCTCGCGAAAGGTGAGCGGGCGATGGCGAACTGGGACGAAGACAGTGTGACTATGGCTGTTGAAGCGGCGCGCGACTGTTTAGGAGATATGGATCGCGATGCGATTTCCGCCGTCTATATGGCCTCAACCTCTTTTCCCTTCAACGATCGACAAAATGCCGGGATCGTCGCCGACGCCCTGAATTTAAAATCCGGACTTCAAACCATGGATTTTTCGTCCTCGCAACGGGCCGGCAGTGCTGGCCTCTCGCTGGCCCTGCACGTCGCCAAGGGAAGTAGTGAACCGGTTCTTTACACGACAGCCGAGAAACGCGAAACCCGCGCAGCCAGCCCGTTGGAATTCACCTCTGGTGATGGTGCTGCAGCCTTCCTCGTTGGTCAGGGCAAGGTGATTGCAAAATTGCTTGCCAGCCATACCGAGGCCGTGGACTTCGTCGACCATTTTCGCGGTGAAGGTGAAGCCTATGACTATAGTTGGGAAGAACGTTGGGTCCGTGATGAGGGCTATTTGAAAATAGTTCCCGCAGCGATCGCCTCCGTGCTGGAACAAAGTGACGTCGACCCCTCCTCAATTACAACTTTTTGTTTTCCTGTGGCCGCGAAGCGTATTGCTGCAACTCTGGCGAAACAAATGGGTTTTCCCGAAACCTCTGTTGCTGACAATCTGCAAGCCAATTGCGGAGAAACCGGCACAGCCCATTCGATGGTCATGCTGGCGCAGGCGCTTCAGAACAGTAAACCCGGTGACAAAATTCTGGTCGCGAGTTTCGGACAAGGCAGTGATGCACTATTGTTCGAAGTTACTGATGAAATCGCCAATTTAGCCCCGCGTATGGGCATCACCGGGTATCTCGCCCGTCGTTACGCCGAATCAAACTACAATAAATTTCTGGCCTTTCACGATCTGATCAATCTCGAGCGGGGCATTCGCGCTGAGACCGATAAGAAAACCGGTCTGACCACATTGTACCGTAACAAGAATATGGCGCAACGGATGCTGGGCGGAAAATGTACCCAATGCGGTACAGCTCAGTTTCCGAAAAGCAATATGTGCGTAAACGAGAATTGCGGCGCCGTCCATACGCAAGAAGACTATCCGTTCGCGGATCGAATTGCCCGCGTCAATTCCTTCACCGCCGACCGGCTTACCTATTCACCGGACCCACCGGCATATTATGGTATGGTCCAGTTTGAAGAGGGCGGACGGCTAATGAGCGATTTTACGGATATTTCGCCTGAGTCGGATGTTGAAGTCGGTATGGCGATGCGCATGGTGTTCCGTGTGAAAGATTACGACAACAAGCGTGGATTTAGACGCTATTTCTGGAAAGCGACTCCCGTAGCCGCTGCACAAAAAGGAGAATAA
- a CDS encoding acetyl-CoA acetyltransferase, translated as MASGIKDKVAILGMGCSRFGERWNDNAEDLMIEAFIEALEDAGIEKSSIDAAWFGTGIEEEHVGKSAVPLSMALRLPNIPVTRVENYCASGSEAFRGAVYAVASGACDIALALGVEKLKDTGYGGLPQRNRGSVNDMFWANASAPGSFAQLATAYSAKHGVSKEDMKKAMAHISVKSHDNGSRNPKAHLRNQINEEKVMNAPMIAEPLGLFDCCGVSDGSACAIVTTPEIAKALGKKDLITVKAMQLSASNGREAQHNSWDGSHFVTTRAAANRAYKEAGITKPRDQVSLFEVHDCFSITELVTMEDLFISDEGQAVNDIMNGFFDADGEIPCQIDGGLKCFGHPIGASGLRMIYEMYLQMNGRAGDRQRSEEPVFGMTHNLGGFPHQNVCSLTIVGKEGA; from the coding sequence ATGGCCTCAGGAATTAAAGATAAAGTAGCTATTCTTGGTATGGGGTGCTCGCGCTTTGGTGAACGGTGGAATGACAATGCTGAGGATCTTATGATCGAGGCGTTCATTGAAGCCCTCGAGGATGCCGGCATTGAGAAAAGCTCAATTGATGCAGCCTGGTTCGGAACCGGTATTGAAGAAGAGCATGTGGGCAAATCGGCTGTACCGCTATCAATGGCGCTGCGCCTGCCGAATATCCCTGTCACCCGCGTGGAAAACTATTGCGCCAGTGGATCAGAAGCTTTTCGGGGAGCCGTTTATGCCGTTGCGTCCGGTGCCTGCGATATCGCCCTGGCGCTTGGCGTGGAGAAACTAAAAGACACCGGTTATGGCGGCCTGCCACAACGCAACCGGGGCTCCGTAAACGACATGTTCTGGGCCAACGCATCAGCTCCTGGCTCCTTCGCTCAACTTGCGACTGCGTATTCCGCTAAGCATGGTGTCAGCAAGGAAGACATGAAAAAAGCCATGGCTCATATTTCCGTCAAAAGCCATGATAACGGATCGCGAAATCCGAAGGCTCACCTGCGCAACCAGATAAACGAAGAAAAAGTCATGAATGCGCCGATGATTGCCGAGCCTCTGGGCCTTTTCGATTGTTGCGGTGTTAGTGACGGCTCCGCCTGTGCCATCGTAACAACGCCTGAAATTGCCAAGGCTCTTGGCAAGAAGGATTTGATCACCGTCAAGGCAATGCAGCTTTCTGCGTCCAACGGTCGCGAGGCCCAGCATAATTCATGGGATGGCAGCCATTTCGTGACAACACGTGCCGCCGCGAACCGGGCCTATAAGGAAGCTGGAATTACAAAGCCTCGGGATCAAGTTAGCCTGTTCGAGGTCCATGACTGTTTTTCAATCACAGAGCTGGTGACAATGGAGGACCTGTTCATTTCCGACGAAGGACAAGCCGTAAATGACATTATGAATGGCTTCTTCGACGCCGATGGTGAAATTCCATGTCAGATTGACGGCGGGCTCAAATGCTTCGGCCATCCCATCGGAGCGTCCGGTTTGCGAATGATCTACGAGATGTATCTGCAGATGAACGGACGCGCCGGTGATCGACAACGGAGCGAAGAACCGGTGTTCGGAATGACCCATAATCTTGGGGGCTTCCCTCACCAGAATGTTTGCTCACTGACAATCGTTGGAAAAGAGGGCGCCTGA
- a CDS encoding enoyl-CoA hydratase/isomerase family protein, which produces MSESNVAEMTVIEGIATITMTRPERRNAFTQELQNCLSGLITEISSRDDIDAVVLTGSGGSFSGGGDIKGMLKNQPKEGEPGADYRKRIYAINDWIQRFRNLEVPVIAAVDGAAYGGGFSLALCADFILCSPTARFCSVFCRIGAVPDCGIMYVLPRMIGMQRAKEIMYTGRPVLAEEAKEIGIAFEIHPKEELLDAAQILAKRLQLASGKAFALTKRITNQSLDLDSQSVLEMEASAQEICFNTDYNKDAVARFTKKEPLLYNWES; this is translated from the coding sequence ATGTCTGAAAGCAATGTTGCAGAGATGACTGTCATAGAGGGAATAGCCACAATTACCATGACGCGTCCAGAAAGACGGAACGCCTTTACCCAAGAATTGCAGAACTGTCTTTCCGGATTAATTACCGAAATATCCAGCCGGGACGACATTGATGCGGTTGTCCTTACCGGCAGCGGCGGAAGTTTCAGCGGCGGCGGCGATATCAAGGGCATGCTTAAAAATCAGCCAAAGGAAGGGGAGCCCGGAGCCGATTACCGGAAACGAATTTACGCCATTAACGACTGGATACAACGTTTTCGGAATTTGGAAGTTCCCGTCATCGCTGCCGTTGACGGCGCAGCATATGGTGGCGGCTTTTCGCTAGCTCTCTGTGCGGACTTTATTCTCTGCTCTCCTACTGCGCGTTTTTGTTCTGTATTCTGCCGCATTGGCGCGGTTCCCGATTGCGGCATTATGTATGTTCTGCCCCGTATGATTGGCATGCAACGGGCCAAGGAAATCATGTACACAGGTCGCCCTGTTCTGGCGGAAGAAGCAAAGGAAATCGGGATCGCGTTCGAAATTCACCCCAAAGAAGAACTTTTAGACGCCGCACAAATCCTCGCAAAACGGCTTCAGCTTGCCAGCGGGAAAGCCTTCGCCCTGACGAAAAGAATTACAAATCAATCTCTCGATCTGGATTCCCAATCCGTATTGGAAATGGAAGCATCTGCGCAGGAGATATGCTTCAATACGGATTACAATAAAGATGCGGTTGCGCGCTTTACCAAAAAGGAACCGCTGCTATACAATTGGGAAAGCTAA
- a CDS encoding acyl-CoA synthetase: MAVLHYDWLEGHANRVPDKTVWIDLHSNRSFTYSQANDRSNRLASHLQINCGIEKGDRVGVLAMNSTDMFEMQHACAKIGAIFLPLNWRLTVSELEFIINDAAPKIMIHDSQFNNEIAELKEKTSFKQSLETSGGGGDTPYEAAIRGAESKPAPVEVTHDDIWTIMYTSGTTGLPKGAINTYGMTFYNAVNMGFPMGFTPDAVALTILPLFHTGGLNCYSSVALYVGGTTLVMRAFDPAECLRLIDDADVGLSHFFGVPANYLFMSQHPDFVTTDFSRLVCAGIGGAPTPVPLLETYEARGIALQQGYGMTETSPTVLVQDAAMATGKPGSTGKLAMNTQVRVVGEDGEDVAQGETGELWVKGPNITPGYWNRPEANAETITDGWLHTGDACRMDEEGHYYIVDRWKDMYISGGENVYPAEVESILFKMEGIADIAIIGVADDRWDEVGCAVVVKSPDSDISAEDLLLFCQDKLARFKIPKHVLFMDELPRNATGKVLKRVLKEDIGDLR; the protein is encoded by the coding sequence ATGGCTGTATTGCATTACGATTGGCTTGAGGGGCACGCAAACCGGGTTCCAGATAAAACGGTTTGGATTGACCTGCATTCCAATCGATCCTTTACCTATTCACAAGCGAATGATCGGAGCAACCGGCTAGCGTCTCATTTGCAAATAAATTGCGGAATTGAAAAAGGGGACCGTGTCGGTGTTCTGGCAATGAACTCCACCGATATGTTCGAAATGCAACATGCCTGCGCGAAAATCGGTGCCATATTTCTACCGTTAAACTGGCGCCTAACGGTGTCAGAGCTGGAATTTATCATAAATGACGCCGCGCCAAAGATTATGATCCACGACAGCCAATTCAACAATGAAATAGCCGAACTCAAAGAAAAAACCAGTTTTAAACAATCTCTGGAAACCAGTGGCGGTGGTGGAGATACCCCATATGAAGCCGCAATACGGGGCGCAGAGTCAAAGCCGGCTCCAGTTGAAGTTACTCATGACGATATCTGGACGATCATGTATACCTCCGGAACGACGGGACTGCCAAAGGGAGCCATAAACACCTATGGCATGACATTTTATAACGCTGTGAACATGGGGTTTCCCATGGGATTCACGCCGGACGCTGTTGCCCTTACCATTCTGCCACTGTTTCATACGGGCGGGTTGAATTGTTACAGTTCAGTTGCCTTGTATGTGGGCGGAACAACTTTGGTTATGCGCGCATTTGACCCGGCGGAATGCTTGCGTCTCATTGATGATGCCGATGTGGGCCTCAGTCATTTCTTTGGCGTTCCGGCGAACTATTTGTTTATGAGCCAGCATCCGGATTTTGTTACAACTGATTTTTCCCGCTTGGTATGTGCCGGCATCGGGGGCGCGCCAACTCCTGTTCCATTACTTGAAACCTACGAGGCTCGGGGTATTGCGCTTCAGCAGGGCTATGGCATGACGGAAACAAGTCCCACTGTTCTTGTTCAGGATGCAGCCATGGCGACAGGAAAACCGGGGTCGACCGGAAAGCTGGCCATGAATACTCAAGTTCGTGTCGTCGGTGAAGACGGTGAAGATGTGGCGCAAGGTGAAACCGGAGAGTTATGGGTGAAAGGGCCAAATATTACCCCAGGATACTGGAACCGGCCGGAAGCCAATGCAGAAACTATCACGGACGGTTGGCTGCATACCGGAGATGCCTGCCGCATGGACGAAGAAGGCCACTATTATATCGTTGATCGTTGGAAAGATATGTACATATCAGGTGGGGAAAATGTCTATCCGGCGGAAGTTGAGAGTATCCTGTTCAAAATGGAGGGCATTGCAGATATTGCTATTATCGGTGTCGCCGATGATCGTTGGGATGAAGTTGGTTGTGCGGTTGTTGTCAAATCTCCTGACTCAGATATATCAGCTGAAGATCTCCTATTATTTTGTCAGGACAAGCTGGCCCGATTCAAAATCCCCAAGCACGTCCTTTTTATGGATGAGCTGCCGCGAAACGCCACAGGTAAAGTACTTAAGCGGGTATTGAAAGAAGATATCGGTGACCTCCGGTAA
- a CDS encoding acyl-CoA dehydrogenase family protein: MPIQYDDGDNPFDFDHRYLGPYYTEDHKSWRATLRSFVDEEIMPHVDEWDEAGEFPRELYKKAAEIGLLGIGYPEEYGGTPVEDEFFQLITAEEMSRLSAGGINASLLVHNIGLPPVLAIGTNEMKARVAPSVLAGEKIHALAITEPSGGSDVANIKTKAVLEGNHYIVNGSKMFITGGMRADYYTVAVRTGGEGRSGISLLLIERDMPGFTRTSLKKQGWWASDTAALYFDDVRVPKENLIGQENNGFIGIMTNFNSERLWMAASSNSLARVCMEDAIAWARERYTFGKRLADHQVIRHKIAEMARKINATQAYLEQCALRVQAGEKPVADLSLLKVQSTLTMEFCAREAMQILGGAGYMRGCRVERIYREVRVMAIGGGSEEIMRDLVARQMGI; encoded by the coding sequence ATGCCGATCCAGTATGATGATGGTGATAACCCGTTTGATTTTGATCATCGGTATTTGGGACCATACTACACAGAAGATCATAAGTCCTGGCGGGCAACATTGCGGTCATTTGTTGACGAAGAAATTATGCCCCATGTAGATGAGTGGGATGAGGCAGGAGAATTTCCCCGGGAACTTTACAAGAAGGCGGCGGAGATTGGACTGCTTGGCATTGGCTACCCTGAAGAATATGGAGGAACGCCTGTTGAAGATGAATTTTTTCAATTGATCACCGCAGAGGAAATGTCGCGGCTCAGTGCTGGCGGCATTAACGCTAGTCTCCTCGTGCATAATATAGGGCTTCCGCCTGTCCTTGCCATCGGTACAAATGAGATGAAGGCTCGGGTGGCGCCTTCGGTACTAGCGGGAGAGAAAATTCATGCATTGGCTATCACGGAACCCTCCGGTGGTTCTGATGTCGCAAACATCAAGACAAAGGCAGTTCTGGAGGGCAATCACTATATCGTCAATGGTTCGAAGATGTTTATCACCGGTGGCATGCGCGCGGACTATTATACGGTCGCTGTCAGAACGGGTGGAGAGGGCCGTAGCGGAATTTCCTTGTTGCTGATCGAACGCGACATGCCCGGGTTTACAAGAACATCCCTGAAAAAACAAGGTTGGTGGGCATCAGATACTGCAGCGCTATATTTCGACGACGTAAGGGTTCCGAAGGAGAATCTCATCGGTCAGGAGAATAATGGCTTTATTGGCATTATGACGAATTTCAATAGTGAGCGGTTGTGGATGGCTGCAAGCTCGAACAGCCTGGCACGTGTATGTATGGAAGATGCTATCGCATGGGCCCGGGAACGATACACCTTCGGTAAAAGGCTGGCTGATCACCAGGTGATACGGCACAAAATTGCAGAAATGGCGCGTAAAATTAATGCGACGCAAGCCTATCTGGAGCAATGTGCTTTGCGGGTTCAGGCTGGTGAGAAGCCTGTCGCGGATTTATCATTGTTGAAGGTGCAGTCCACATTAACCATGGAGTTTTGCGCCCGTGAGGCGATGCAAATTCTTGGAGGTGCGGGATACATGCGCGGTTGCCGCGTGGAGCGAATATATCGGGAAGTTCGCGTAATGGCCATCGGCGGAGGGTCAGAAGAAATAATGCGAGACCTTGTCGCCCGTCAAATGGGCATTTAG
- a CDS encoding TetR/AcrR family transcriptional regulator, whose protein sequence is MIESEPIGKQQAKSQRARRSLCEATVACLVRDGYAETSLNRVAALANLSKGALQHHFSTKEDLMVATANFLLQRPFETPEHAGEVPHSVADYIKLTWHKLVNTEGYRALLEILVAARTDRMLQTRLSDTLLTWNDALNEQARGKFTSKLGYEQDVEILMTMTRSLMRGLVIQDQYSEDPALAIQYIDRWIELISPLLELKSTAERL, encoded by the coding sequence ATGATTGAGAGCGAACCCATCGGTAAGCAACAAGCGAAAAGCCAACGGGCCCGGCGGTCACTCTGTGAGGCGACGGTTGCTTGCCTGGTCCGAGATGGATATGCTGAAACATCCCTCAATCGGGTCGCTGCACTCGCCAACTTATCCAAGGGCGCTTTACAACATCATTTCTCCACAAAAGAAGACTTGATGGTTGCAACTGCTAATTTTCTTCTCCAACGCCCCTTCGAAACACCGGAGCATGCAGGTGAGGTCCCGCATAGCGTCGCGGATTATATAAAACTCACCTGGCACAAATTAGTAAACACGGAGGGGTATCGGGCATTGCTGGAAATTCTGGTCGCAGCGCGAACCGATCGCATGCTTCAAACTAGGCTTTCGGACACCTTACTCACCTGGAATGATGCGCTGAACGAACAGGCCAGAGGAAAATTCACGTCCAAATTAGGGTATGAGCAAGATGTCGAAATATTGATGACCATGACACGCAGCCTAATGCGGGGACTTGTCATTCAAGATCAATATTCTGAAGATCCTGCCCTCGCAATCCAATATATTGATCGGTGGATAGAATTAATTTCACCCCTGCTAGAACTTAAATCGACGGCAGAACGCCTTTGA
- a CDS encoding crotonase/enoyl-CoA hydratase family protein has protein sequence MTYSCFDVQIDNNIAHIILNRPEKRNSMIRSFWDELPEIVKDIDDNAKARVIVISSTGPHFTSGLDVSSFVKAESDDPEEQRAARIRAGSDFYATVKNMQDSFTSLEACRVPVIAAIQGGCIGGGVDLITACDMRYATEDAFITIFETNIGMTADVGTFPRITKLIADGVARELAYTGRRMLAVEAKDVGLINNVYADQEEMMKNVMAVASEIASKAPLAITGCKRMMNYSRDHTVADSLDYIAIWNASMLQREEIFEAMKANAEKRPGDFVDLPAVKKSIG, from the coding sequence GTGACGTATAGCTGCTTCGATGTTCAAATCGACAATAACATTGCCCATATCATTCTCAACCGCCCTGAAAAAAGAAACAGCATGATCCGGTCCTTCTGGGATGAGTTGCCGGAAATCGTCAAAGATATAGATGACAACGCGAAAGCAAGGGTAATCGTTATTTCCTCAACCGGCCCCCACTTTACTTCCGGGCTGGATGTCAGCTCTTTTGTAAAAGCAGAGAGTGACGACCCTGAAGAACAACGGGCCGCCCGTATTCGTGCGGGGTCGGATTTCTATGCGACCGTTAAAAACATGCAAGATAGCTTTACGTCCCTTGAAGCATGTCGGGTACCGGTAATTGCGGCCATACAAGGCGGCTGTATCGGTGGTGGTGTCGACTTGATCACGGCTTGTGATATGCGATATGCGACTGAGGATGCCTTTATTACCATTTTTGAGACCAATATCGGCATGACCGCGGATGTGGGAACCTTTCCGCGCATCACCAAACTGATCGCCGACGGCGTTGCCCGGGAATTAGCCTATACGGGTCGGCGGATGCTGGCAGTCGAGGCAAAAGATGTCGGCTTGATCAATAATGTTTATGCGGACCAAGAAGAGATGATGAAAAATGTCATGGCGGTGGCGTCGGAAATTGCCAGCAAGGCACCGCTTGCCATTACGGGCTGCAAACGCATGATGAATTATTCTCGAGATCATACAGTAGCAGACAGCCTTGATTACATCGCTATTTGGAACGCTAGCATGCTTCAGCGGGAAGAAATATTTGAAGCCATGAAAGCAAATGCAGAGAAAAGACCGGGCGATTTTGTCGACTTACCAGCCGTCAAAAAGTCGATTGGCTAG
- a CDS encoding DUF3012 domain-containing protein → MIKVITLCLASSFLLFGLTACDPEVGSKDWCLAMKEKAKADWSANEAADFAKNCVLASD, encoded by the coding sequence ATGATTAAAGTTATTACATTGTGTCTTGCGTCATCATTCTTATTGTTCGGGCTAACCGCCTGTGATCCTGAAGTTGGAAGTAAGGATTGGTGCTTGGCAATGAAGGAAAAAGCTAAGGCTGATTGGTCCGCGAATGAAGCGGCAGATTTTGCGAAGAACTGTGTTCTCGCGTCAGACTGA
- a CDS encoding OmpA family protein yields MRNTLKFAILGAASLVLAACGGKLQQAEMVTPGGSPFQQALYGGYMELAKAEYNEGDYIDSDRFAEKAMAAARGENVDPYHPEEWHLPKDREPVLKGARERLMAVKATGVQDKLPNEVASAQTAFDCWVQEQEENRQPKDIAACRDRFVSSMEVIDKMMAPVAVVVEEKVVVVAKPMMKDAKSFEVNFNFDSATPLPGSAEEIEAAAAYVKEFKNPKITIAGYTDTVGSVEYNDKLGERRAEAVAFMGMDMGIEAKRIIMRSYGKKDLKVDTPDGTPNAANRRVVVTVESK; encoded by the coding sequence ATGAGAAATACGCTTAAGTTTGCAATTCTTGGGGCAGCCTCATTGGTGCTGGCCGCTTGTGGTGGCAAATTACAACAGGCGGAAATGGTAACCCCGGGTGGTTCGCCTTTCCAACAAGCACTTTATGGTGGTTATATGGAGCTTGCGAAAGCTGAATATAATGAAGGCGACTATATTGACAGTGACCGTTTCGCTGAAAAAGCCATGGCTGCGGCCAGAGGTGAAAATGTTGATCCTTATCATCCAGAAGAATGGCATCTTCCCAAGGATCGTGAGCCAGTGTTAAAAGGCGCGCGCGAACGTTTGATGGCTGTTAAAGCCACAGGCGTGCAGGACAAACTTCCAAATGAAGTCGCCAGCGCGCAAACAGCATTTGATTGCTGGGTGCAGGAACAGGAAGAAAATAGGCAGCCCAAAGATATTGCAGCTTGCCGTGACCGCTTCGTCAGCTCCATGGAAGTAATCGACAAAATGATGGCGCCAGTCGCCGTTGTTGTTGAAGAAAAAGTTGTTGTTGTCGCGAAGCCGATGATGAAAGATGCCAAGTCATTTGAAGTAAACTTCAACTTTGACTCTGCAACTCCATTGCCAGGTTCTGCTGAGGAAATCGAAGCCGCTGCAGCTTATGTCAAAGAATTCAAGAACCCGAAAATTACGATTGCGGGTTACACGGATACAGTTGGTTCCGTTGAATATAATGACAAACTTGGCGAGCGTCGTGCTGAAGCTGTAGCCTTCATGGGTATGGATATGGGCATCGAAGCAAAACGTATCATCATGCGCAGCTATGGTAAAAAGGATTTGAAAGTTGACACTCCTGACGGAACGCCTAATGCGGCCAACCGTCGTGTGGTTGTTACTGTAGAAAGTAAGTAA
- the arsJ gene encoding organoarsenical effux MFS transporter ArsJ, with protein sequence MTQIRDYAIVTGAYWGLTLTDGALRMLVLLHFHALGYSPLEIAFLFVFYEVSGVLTNLIGGWIAARFGLRITLHAGLAMQIVALFMLSFVDASWSREFSVFYVFVCQGLSGIAKDLAKMSSKSAVKLLVSDNSTSTLFKLVALLTGSKNTLKGIGFFLGGFLLMAMGFQFALIAMAVSLLFILGVTMALLRMPLGDITIKPAFRKILSKSKNINLISGARFFLFGGRDVWFVVAVPLYFRDILDWSYAEIGSFMAIWVIAYGFVQVIAPRIIKKSQDGLSDEVAAASHWAYGLAATPLLIAALVYYFVPVDSSVESVDLATFLLVSGLLVFGALFAVNSSLHSYLILALTEEENITLDVGFYYMANAAGRLAGTLFSGLFYQIGGLSLCLTGSAAMIVVAGLIVRRIDLKPPVLV encoded by the coding sequence ATGACGCAAATACGGGATTACGCAATTGTTACTGGTGCGTATTGGGGTCTTACACTGACTGATGGGGCCCTCAGAATGCTTGTCCTGCTGCATTTTCATGCACTGGGCTACAGTCCATTGGAAATTGCCTTCTTATTTGTTTTTTATGAAGTTTCTGGTGTTTTGACAAATTTGATTGGTGGCTGGATTGCCGCGAGGTTTGGTCTACGTATCACCTTGCATGCTGGGCTGGCTATGCAGATAGTCGCTCTTTTTATGCTGTCCTTTGTCGATGCAAGCTGGTCACGGGAGTTTTCGGTCTTTTATGTATTTGTTTGCCAGGGGCTGTCGGGGATTGCCAAGGATCTTGCAAAAATGAGCTCCAAGTCCGCTGTCAAATTGCTTGTTTCTGACAATTCTACATCGACGTTGTTCAAATTGGTTGCTCTGCTAACAGGCTCGAAAAATACGCTCAAGGGTATCGGCTTTTTTCTCGGTGGTTTTCTGTTAATGGCAATGGGTTTTCAGTTTGCCTTGATTGCAATGGCGGTAAGTCTGCTCTTCATTCTAGGTGTCACAATGGCTTTGCTGCGTATGCCGCTTGGTGACATAACTATTAAGCCAGCATTTCGAAAAATTCTTTCAAAGAGTAAGAATATAAATCTGATTTCTGGCGCAAGGTTTTTCCTTTTTGGGGGGAGGGACGTATGGTTTGTTGTCGCAGTTCCCCTTTATTTTCGCGATATACTTGATTGGAGCTATGCTGAAATCGGAAGCTTTATGGCAATTTGGGTTATTGCCTATGGCTTTGTTCAGGTTATTGCTCCCCGAATAATCAAGAAATCTCAGGATGGATTGTCAGACGAAGTTGCTGCGGCAAGCCACTGGGCCTATGGCCTGGCTGCAACACCTCTTTTGATCGCAGCACTCGTTTATTATTTTGTACCAGTTGACTCGTCAGTGGAGAGTGTCGACCTGGCAACTTTTCTCCTTGTTTCTGGATTGCTAGTTTTTGGGGCACTTTTTGCGGTCAATTCATCCTTACATTCATACTTGATACTGGCTTTGACAGAAGAAGAGAATATCACCCTTGACGTAGGGTTTTACTACATGGCGAATGCTGCCGGTCGCCTGGCAGGAACTCTATTTTCTGGTCTTTTCTATCAAATTGGAGGTTTATCACTTTGCTTGACCGGTTCTGCAGCAATGATAGTTGTTGCCGGATTGATTGTAAGGAGAATAGATTTAAAACCACCGGTATTGGTTTAA